A genomic region of Castor canadensis chromosome 16, mCasCan1.hap1v2, whole genome shotgun sequence contains the following coding sequences:
- the Ppp2ca gene encoding serine/threonine-protein phosphatase 2A catalytic subunit alpha isoform → MDEKVFTKELDQWIEQLNECKQLTESQVKSLCEKAKEILTKESNVQEVRCPVTVCGDVHGQFHDLMELFRIGGKSPDTNYLFMGDYVDRGYYSVETVTLLVALKVRYRERITILRGNHESRQITQVYGFYDECLRKYGNANVWKYFTDLFDYLPLTALVDGQIFCLHGGLSPSIDTLDHIRALDRLQEVPHEGPMCDLLWSDPDDRGGWGISPRGAGYTFGQDISETFNHANGLTLVSRAHQLVMEGYNWCHDRNVVTIFSAPNYCYRCGNQAAIMELDDTLKYSFLQFDPAPRRGEPHVTRRTPDYFL, encoded by the exons ATGGACGAGAAGGTGTTCACCAAGGAGCTGGACCAGTGGATCGAGCAGCTGAACGAATGCAAGCAGCTGACCGAGTCCCAGGTCAAGAGCCTCTGCGAGAAG GCTAAAGAAATCCTGACAAAAGAATCCAACGTTCAAGAGGTTCGATGTCCAGTCACTGTCTGTGGAGATGTGCATGGGCAATTTCATGATCTCATGGAACTGTTTAGAATTGGTGGCAAATCACCAGACACAAATTACTTGTTTATGGGAGATTATGTTGACAGAGGATATTACTCAGTTGAAACAGTTACACTGCTTGTAGCTCTTAAG GTTCGTTACCGTGAACGCATCACCATTCTTCGAGGGAATCATGAGAGCAGACAAATCACACAAGTTTATGGTTTCTATGATGAATGtttaagaaaatatggaaatgcaaatgtttggaaatattttacaGATCTTTTTGACTATCTTCCTCTCACTGCTTTGGTGGATGGGCAG ATCTTCTGTCTACATGGGGGCCTCTCGCCATCCATAGATACACTGGATCACATAAGAGCACTTGATCGCCTACAAGAAGTTCCCCATGAG GGTCCAATGTGTGACTTACTGTGGTCAGATCCGGATGATCGTGGTGGTTGGGGTATATCTCCTCGAGGAGCTGGTTACACCTTCGGACAAGATATTTCTGAGACATTTAATCATGCCAATGGCCTCACATTGGTGTCCAGAGCTCATCAGCTGGTGATGGAG ggaTATAACTGGTGCCATGACCGGAATGTAGTAACAATTTTCAGTGCTCCAAACTATTGTTATCGTTGTGGTAACCAAGCTGCAATCATGGAACTTGATGACACTCTAAAATATTCTTT CCTGCAGTTTGATCCAGCACCTCGTAGAGGCGAGCCCCACGTTACTCGTCGTACCCCAGACTACTTCCTGTAA